Proteins from a single region of Limosilactobacillus fermentum:
- a CDS encoding AEC family transporter has translation MCLSQLASQIAVIFLLMLLGALARQLGFLSPTTINDLTNLVLYFLSPLVIIKAFLAPFSVTRLKIFCLTLVGVVITYLVTILLAKLAFAKVKDANLRRIATYGSIYSNNGFMGIPLAQALFGSTGVFYGVVSMVGFNAFTWTHGVAMFKKQSAAPLTRLKRVLANPNLIAIALGIVIFTVQIPVPSMLTSFLDYASAAFTPLSMIIIGSNLAGMRRADLKVPPVLGATILLRNLVFPALTIVILKCLGLTGVPLMTTVILAACPVAGLVVLFTLQAKGDARPATVVMSVSTLLSLVTIPLVFSLLDLL, from the coding sequence ATGTGCTTATCCCAACTCGCCAGCCAAATTGCCGTGATTTTTTTGTTGATGCTACTGGGGGCCCTCGCCCGCCAGCTGGGTTTTCTAAGCCCGACCACGATCAACGACCTCACTAATTTGGTCCTCTACTTTTTAAGCCCGCTCGTGATCATCAAGGCCTTCTTGGCGCCCTTTTCCGTCACCCGGCTGAAGATCTTTTGCCTGACCCTGGTCGGGGTGGTGATCACCTACCTGGTCACGATCCTACTGGCCAAACTGGCCTTTGCTAAGGTTAAAGACGCTAACCTGCGGCGGATCGCCACGTACGGGTCGATCTATTCAAACAACGGCTTCATGGGAATCCCGCTGGCCCAGGCCCTCTTTGGCAGCACCGGGGTCTTTTACGGGGTCGTTTCGATGGTCGGTTTCAACGCCTTCACTTGGACCCACGGGGTGGCAATGTTTAAAAAACAGTCCGCCGCCCCGCTAACCCGGCTCAAGCGGGTCCTGGCCAACCCCAACTTAATTGCCATCGCCTTGGGGATTGTGATCTTCACCGTTCAAATTCCGGTCCCCAGCATGCTGACGTCCTTTCTTGACTACGCCAGCGCCGCCTTCACCCCGCTATCGATGATCATCATCGGCTCCAACTTAGCCGGTATGCGCCGTGCCGACCTGAAAGTCCCACCAGTTTTAGGGGCGACGATCTTGTTGCGTAACCTGGTCTTCCCGGCCCTGACGATCGTGATCTTAAAGTGCCTCGGCTTGACCGGGGTGCCGCTGATGACCACCGTCATCTTAGCCGCCTGCCCGGTCGCCGGGTTAGTGGTTCTCTTCACCCTGCAAGCTAAGGGCGATGCCCGCCCGGCCACGGTCGTGATGAGCGTTTCAACCCTCCTGAGTTTGGTCACCATCCCGCTGGTCTTTTCCTTGCTCGACCTCTTGTAG
- a CDS encoding aspartate aminotransferase family protein, giving the protein MEEKKSNQQMLAAEEEAFSSAARIKYYDIVIDKGRGAIITDVEGHDYIDLLASASSTNTGHAHPKVVKAIADQAARLIQYTPAYFANSQAARLAPRLAALAPISGPVEVAWGNSGSDANDAIIKFVRAATGRQYIVSFTGAYHGSTYGSMTISSVTLNMSRKMGPLLPGVVKVPFPSPWDKLAGESDDQFVDRMYKAFLQPFETYLPAEEVAAIVIEPIQGDGGIIKVPQAYMERIYAFAKQNGILFAIDEVNQGMGRTGKWWSIQHFPGIEPDLMSVGKSLASGMPLSAVVGRKEIMEALGPAANVYTTAGNPVTAASANATLDVIEEEHLVERSAKLGQKAKDFFDQEQAKYDFVGDARLYGLNGGISIVDPATGKGDVEATTKLMYRIFELGAIIISLRGNILRFQPPLVITEEQLDKAFAIIDQAFAELAAGKLSLPSNAEELGWE; this is encoded by the coding sequence ATGGAGGAGAAAAAAAGTAACCAGCAGATGCTCGCTGCCGAAGAAGAGGCCTTTTCCTCGGCGGCCCGAATTAAGTATTATGACATTGTGATTGATAAAGGGCGGGGCGCCATTATTACCGACGTGGAAGGCCACGACTACATTGACCTCTTGGCCAGTGCTAGCTCTACCAATACCGGCCACGCCCACCCCAAGGTCGTCAAGGCCATCGCCGACCAGGCGGCCAGGCTGATCCAATATACCCCCGCTTACTTTGCGAACTCCCAGGCCGCCCGCTTAGCCCCGCGCCTGGCGGCGTTGGCACCGATCAGCGGGCCGGTAGAGGTCGCCTGGGGTAACTCGGGGTCCGACGCCAACGACGCGATCATTAAGTTTGTCCGCGCCGCCACCGGGCGCCAATACATCGTTTCCTTCACCGGGGCCTATCACGGCTCCACGTACGGCTCGATGACGATCTCAAGCGTCACCTTAAACATGAGCCGTAAGATGGGCCCGCTCTTGCCCGGCGTGGTGAAGGTGCCCTTCCCGAGCCCGTGGGACAAGTTAGCCGGTGAAAGCGACGACCAGTTTGTCGACCGGATGTACAAGGCCTTTTTGCAACCCTTTGAAACCTACCTGCCGGCCGAAGAAGTCGCGGCGATCGTGATTGAACCAATCCAGGGGGACGGCGGGATCATCAAGGTTCCCCAGGCCTACATGGAAAGGATCTATGCCTTTGCCAAGCAAAACGGGATCCTCTTTGCCATTGACGAGGTCAACCAGGGGATGGGGCGGACCGGAAAGTGGTGGTCAATTCAACACTTCCCGGGCATCGAACCGGACCTGATGTCGGTCGGTAAGTCGCTGGCCTCGGGGATGCCACTGAGCGCCGTGGTCGGCAGAAAAGAGATCATGGAAGCGCTCGGCCCGGCGGCCAATGTCTACACGACCGCCGGTAACCCGGTGACGGCCGCCTCCGCCAACGCCACCCTCGACGTGATCGAAGAAGAACACCTGGTGGAACGCTCGGCGAAGCTAGGGCAAAAGGCCAAGGACTTCTTTGACCAGGAACAAGCCAAGTACGACTTCGTTGGCGACGCCCGCTTGTACGGGCTCAACGGTGGGATTAGCATCGTCGACCCGGCCACTGGTAAGGGCGACGTTGAAGCCACCACCAAGCTGATGTACCGGATCTTTGAACTCGGGGCGATTATCATTAGCCTGCGCGGGAACATCCTCCGTTTCCAACCGCCGCTGGTTATCACCGAAGAACAATTAGACAAAGCCTTTGCCATCATCGACCAGGCCTTTGCCGAACTGGCCGCTGGCAAACTAAGCCTCCCCTCCAACGCAGAAGAGCTGGGTTGGGAATAA
- a CDS encoding APC family permease: MSFWKTITRKEDPHVYANKDAHLVRSLRVRDFLALGVGTIVSTSIFTLPGEVAAIHTGPSVAISFVVAAVVAGLVAFAYAEMAAAMPFAGSAYSWINVVFGEFFGWIAGWALLAEYFIALAFVGSGLSANLRGLLAPMGITLPNSLSNAFGTDGGVVDIISVVVIAVAAVLIAMGASQAARVENVLVVLKVFAILLFIVVGLFAIKAANFHPFIPKYHETANGPFGGWQGIYAGVSMIFLSYIGFDSIAANSAEAVNPQKTMPRGILGSLAIAVVLFVAVSLVLIGMLPYQKYANSAEPVGLALRAAGHGGVATVVQTIAVVGMFTALIGMSMAGSRLIYSFGRDGMLPKWLGQLDEHQRPNRALWTLTIIAIVIGAVFPFAFLSQLISAGTLIAFMFVSLGIYALRPREGKDIPNPAFKMPFYPVMPALGFIAALFVFMGLDIQAKLYAGAWFVLGLVIYFAYGMSHSFLAKKGDTDHGGEKK; encoded by the coding sequence GTGAGTTTTTGGAAAACCATTACGCGGAAGGAAGATCCGCACGTATACGCTAATAAGGACGCCCACCTGGTCCGATCATTACGGGTGCGCGACTTCTTAGCCTTGGGGGTAGGGACGATCGTGTCGACCTCCATCTTTACTCTTCCTGGGGAAGTGGCTGCCATTCACACCGGTCCATCAGTGGCGATCTCCTTTGTGGTCGCTGCCGTCGTGGCCGGCCTGGTGGCCTTTGCCTACGCTGAAATGGCGGCGGCGATGCCATTCGCCGGGTCCGCTTATTCATGGATTAACGTTGTCTTCGGGGAATTTTTCGGATGGATTGCCGGCTGGGCCCTGTTAGCCGAGTACTTCATCGCCCTGGCCTTCGTTGGGTCGGGGCTGTCGGCCAATCTGCGGGGGCTTTTGGCGCCAATGGGGATCACCCTGCCGAACTCCTTATCCAACGCCTTTGGGACTGACGGTGGGGTCGTCGACATCATCTCCGTGGTCGTGATTGCCGTGGCCGCCGTCCTGATTGCGATGGGGGCTTCGCAAGCCGCTCGGGTCGAAAACGTACTGGTGGTTTTAAAGGTCTTCGCGATTCTCTTGTTCATCGTCGTCGGCCTCTTTGCCATCAAGGCCGCTAACTTCCACCCCTTCATCCCCAAGTACCACGAAACGGCTAACGGGCCGTTCGGGGGCTGGCAAGGGATTTACGCCGGGGTTTCGATGATCTTCTTATCCTACATCGGGTTTGACTCGATCGCCGCCAACTCTGCCGAAGCCGTTAACCCGCAAAAGACGATGCCGCGCGGGATCTTAGGGTCCTTGGCGATCGCCGTGGTTCTGTTCGTGGCCGTTAGTTTGGTCCTGATCGGGATGCTGCCGTACCAAAAGTACGCCAACTCCGCCGAACCAGTTGGGTTAGCACTGCGGGCCGCCGGTCACGGTGGGGTCGCCACCGTTGTTCAAACGATCGCCGTAGTTGGGATGTTCACCGCCCTGATCGGGATGAGCATGGCTGGCTCCCGGCTGATCTACTCCTTCGGGCGTGACGGAATGTTGCCGAAATGGCTTGGTCAATTGGACGAGCACCAACGGCCAAACCGCGCCCTGTGGACCTTGACGATCATCGCCATCGTAATCGGGGCCGTCTTCCCGTTCGCCTTCTTATCCCAACTGATTTCTGCCGGAACCTTAATTGCCTTCATGTTCGTTTCCCTGGGGATTTACGCCTTGCGGCCGCGGGAAGGGAAGGATATTCCGAACCCCGCCTTCAAGATGCCGTTTTACCCGGTCATGCCGGCCTTAGGTTTCATCGCTGCCCTCTTCGTGTTCATGGGCTTAGACATTCAAGCAAAGCTCTACGCTGGGGCATGGTTTGTTTTAGGATTAGTCATTTACTTCGCATACGGGATGAGTCACTCATTCCTGGCCAAGAAGGGAGACACTGATCATGGAGGAGAAAAAAAGTAA
- a CDS encoding NAD(P)H-dependent oxidoreductase: MKIVILTGSPHHPGTSEQLADAFEKAVRENGHQV; this comes from the coding sequence ATGAAAATTGTCATTTTAACTGGGAGCCCGCACCACCCGGGAACGTCCGAACAGCTGGCCGATGCCTTTGAAAAGGCGGTCCGGGAAAACGGCCACCAAGTTTAG
- a CDS encoding acyl-CoA thioesterase, which produces MVFPAAGTVYTHTVQYYETDRMGITHHSNYVRWMEEARTHFLAAIGWDYAKIEAAGIISPVVSVNCRYKRSTTFSDQVVITTKIAALDRVRLTLSYRMECHDQLVCEGTSEHCFTNQDGKLLRLNRDLPDFYQALQEASQVK; this is translated from the coding sequence GTGGTCTTCCCGGCCGCCGGGACGGTCTACACCCACACTGTTCAGTACTACGAGACCGACCGGATGGGGATCACCCACCACTCCAACTACGTCCGCTGGATGGAGGAGGCCCGGACCCACTTCCTAGCGGCGATCGGCTGGGATTACGCCAAGATTGAAGCGGCCGGGATCATCTCACCGGTCGTTTCGGTCAACTGCCGCTACAAGCGCTCGACCACCTTTAGCGACCAGGTGGTAATCACCACCAAGATTGCCGCCCTCGACCGGGTGCGCTTGACCCTGTCCTACCGAATGGAGTGTCACGATCAGCTGGTGTGCGAGGGGACTTCGGAGCACTGCTTTACCAACCAGGACGGCAAGCTCTTGCGGCTCAACCGCGACCTGCCGGACTTTTACCAGGCCCTACAAGAGGCCAGCCAGGTAAAATGA
- a CDS encoding DapH/DapD/GlmU-related protein, with protein MVEKLDLNTPEYAQLEERIQQNQLLVQKLNTQVHDAAAVRELVSQITGRPVDESTEIRLPFYTDCGVRIHLGKRVFINSNCMFTDLGTITLEDDALIGPNVTLATVNHRRNPAELRHLDLAPIVIKRRAWVGANATITPGVTIGENAIVAAGAVVTKDVAANTIVGGIPARVIGRI; from the coding sequence ATAGTAGAGAAACTTGATCTAAACACGCCAGAATACGCCCAGCTGGAGGAACGGATCCAGCAAAATCAGCTGCTGGTCCAAAAACTTAACACCCAGGTCCACGATGCCGCCGCGGTGCGCGAACTGGTCAGCCAGATCACCGGGCGCCCGGTTGACGAGAGCACCGAAATCCGCTTGCCCTTTTACACCGACTGCGGGGTCCGGATTCACCTGGGCAAACGGGTCTTCATTAACTCAAACTGCATGTTCACCGACCTGGGGACAATTACCCTAGAAGACGACGCCCTAATCGGACCTAACGTGACCCTGGCGACGGTCAACCACCGGCGCAACCCGGCTGAGCTCCGTCACTTAGACCTCGCCCCGATCGTGATCAAGCGGCGGGCCTGGGTCGGTGCTAACGCCACCATTACCCCCGGGGTCACGATTGGCGAAAACGCAATTGTGGCGGCCGGGGCGGTGGTCACTAAGGACGTGGCCGCCAACACGATCGTCGGGGGAATTCCGGCAAGGGTGATTGGGAGAATTTGA
- the argH gene encoding argininosuccinate lyase, whose protein sequence is MAVKRMWGGRFEATGAKWVEEFGASISFDQQMAAEDLEGSLAHVTMLKETKILPAADADQIITGLKKLQDQLEAGELTFTVENEDIHMNLEALLTEEIGPVAGKLHTARSRNDQVATDLHLYVKHRLPHVIQAIKDLQKVLVEKAAANVETIMPGYTHLQHAQPISYGHYLMAYFQMLQRDVERFEFNQQHTDLMPLGAAALAGTTFPIDRELTAKLLDFQAPYVNSLDAVSDRDFVLEFLANAAILMTHLSRLCEEIIMWCSYEFGYLELSDQYSTGSSIMPQKKNPDMAELVRGKTGRVNGHLLGLLTTIKGLPLAYNKDLQEDKEGLFDAVKTIMPSLKVVAGMLETAHVNKEKMAQATERDFSNATELADYLATKGIPFRQAHAIVGQLVLEGLKTGTTLQEIPLVKYQEIDPAIGEDVYHDLQSKVAVERRNSLGGTGFDQVKAQIEAAKQLLSK, encoded by the coding sequence ATGGCAGTTAAGAGAATGTGGGGGGGTCGCTTTGAAGCGACCGGTGCCAAGTGGGTCGAAGAATTTGGGGCCTCGATCTCCTTTGACCAGCAGATGGCCGCAGAAGATTTAGAGGGTTCCTTGGCCCACGTGACGATGTTAAAGGAAACAAAGATCCTGCCGGCGGCCGACGCTGACCAGATCATTACGGGGCTCAAGAAGCTCCAGGACCAACTCGAAGCAGGGGAGCTTACGTTTACGGTTGAAAATGAAGACATCCACATGAACTTAGAGGCCCTCTTGACCGAGGAGATCGGACCGGTGGCCGGCAAGCTCCACACCGCCCGGAGCAGAAACGACCAGGTGGCCACCGACCTACACCTCTACGTCAAGCACCGCCTGCCCCACGTCATCCAGGCGATCAAGGACTTGCAAAAGGTATTGGTCGAAAAGGCGGCGGCCAACGTCGAAACGATCATGCCCGGCTACACCCACTTGCAACACGCCCAACCGATCTCTTACGGCCACTACCTGATGGCCTACTTCCAGATGCTTCAGCGTGACGTCGAACGGTTTGAGTTTAACCAACAGCACACCGATCTAATGCCGTTGGGGGCGGCCGCCTTGGCCGGGACGACCTTCCCGATCGACCGGGAACTGACCGCCAAGCTCTTGGACTTTCAGGCGCCCTACGTTAATTCCTTAGACGCCGTTTCCGACCGGGATTTTGTCCTCGAATTCCTGGCCAACGCCGCCATTTTGATGACCCACCTGTCCCGGCTGTGCGAAGAGATCATCATGTGGTGTTCCTATGAATTTGGCTACCTAGAGCTGTCCGACCAGTACTCAACCGGTAGCTCGATCATGCCGCAAAAGAAGAACCCGGACATGGCCGAACTGGTCCGGGGCAAGACCGGCCGGGTCAACGGCCACCTTTTGGGGCTCTTGACCACCATCAAGGGCCTGCCGCTGGCCTACAACAAGGACTTGCAAGAGGACAAGGAAGGGCTCTTTGATGCCGTTAAGACGATCATGCCGAGCCTGAAGGTGGTGGCCGGGATGCTTGAAACCGCCCACGTCAACAAGGAGAAGATGGCGCAGGCCACGGAGCGCGACTTCTCCAACGCCACCGAGCTGGCCGATTACCTGGCCACCAAGGGGATTCCCTTCCGTCAGGCCCACGCCATCGTTGGCCAACTGGTCTTAGAGGGGCTCAAGACCGGCACGACCCTGCAGGAAATCCCGCTGGTCAAGTACCAAGAGATCGACCCGGCGATCGGCGAAGACGTTTACCACGACCTCCAATCTAAGGTGGCCGTCGAGCGGCGGAACTCGCTGGGCGGGACCGGGTTTGACCAGGTCAAAGCCCAGATTGAAGCCGCCAAGCAACTACTTTCTAAATGA
- a CDS encoding argininosuccinate synthase, protein MAKEKVVLAYSGGLDTSVEIAWLKNKGYDVIACCIDVGEGKDLEAIKEKGLKVGAVKSVVIDAKEEFASEYCLPALQAHAMYENKYPLVSALSRPLIVKKLVEVAKENGATAIAHGCTGKGNDQVRFEVGIHALAPDMKIEDPIREVHWAREEEIDYAKENGIPVPINKQSPYSIDENLWGRANECGILEDPWASAPADSYDRTVALEDTPDTPDVIELTFEHGVPSELNGEQLSLATLIMTLDKLAGKHGIGRIDHVENRLIGIKSREIYECPAATVLLAAHKDIEDITLERSLAHFKPVIEKQIADMVYNAQWFTPLMTALLAFLKESQQDVNGTVRVKLFKGNVICEGRKSPNSLYDENLATYTVADSFDSEAAAGFIKLYGLPTQVYAQVHQQDQAPAQKKPAAPTKDEGAPDFIYQVQHQGVTN, encoded by the coding sequence ATGGCCAAGGAAAAAGTTGTTTTAGCATACTCAGGGGGACTCGATACGTCGGTGGAAATCGCCTGGTTGAAAAACAAGGGGTACGACGTGATTGCCTGCTGCATTGACGTTGGTGAAGGCAAGGACCTGGAGGCCATCAAGGAAAAGGGGCTTAAGGTCGGCGCCGTTAAGTCGGTCGTCATCGACGCCAAGGAAGAATTCGCCAGCGAGTACTGCCTGCCCGCCCTGCAGGCCCATGCCATGTACGAAAATAAGTACCCCCTCGTTTCAGCGCTTTCGCGGCCGTTGATCGTCAAGAAGTTAGTGGAGGTGGCCAAGGAAAACGGCGCCACCGCGATTGCCCACGGTTGTACCGGGAAGGGGAACGACCAGGTGCGGTTTGAAGTCGGCATCCACGCCCTGGCGCCGGACATGAAGATCGAAGACCCGATCCGGGAAGTTCACTGGGCGCGGGAAGAAGAAATCGACTACGCCAAGGAAAACGGGATTCCAGTGCCGATTAACAAGCAAAGCCCGTACTCCATTGATGAAAACCTCTGGGGCCGGGCCAACGAATGCGGGATCCTGGAAGACCCGTGGGCGAGCGCCCCGGCCGACTCCTACGACCGGACGGTGGCCTTAGAAGACACCCCGGACACCCCCGACGTCATTGAACTGACCTTTGAACACGGGGTGCCAAGCGAATTAAACGGCGAGCAACTGAGCCTGGCCACTTTGATCATGACCCTGGACAAGCTGGCCGGTAAGCACGGGATCGGTCGGATCGACCACGTCGAAAACCGGCTGATCGGGATCAAGTCACGGGAAATCTACGAATGCCCAGCAGCCACGGTCCTCCTGGCCGCCCACAAGGATATCGAAGACATCACCCTGGAACGGTCGCTGGCCCACTTCAAGCCGGTGATCGAAAAGCAAATTGCCGACATGGTTTACAACGCCCAGTGGTTTACGCCGTTGATGACTGCCCTGCTGGCCTTCTTAAAGGAAAGCCAACAGGACGTCAACGGGACGGTGCGGGTCAAGCTCTTTAAGGGTAACGTCATTTGCGAAGGGCGGAAGTCACCAAACTCGCTGTACGACGAAAACCTGGCGACCTACACGGTGGCCGACTCCTTTGATTCCGAAGCCGCCGCTGGCTTCATCAAGCTGTACGGCTTGCCAACCCAGGTTTACGCCCAGGTCCACCAACAAGACCAAGCGCCAGCCCAAAAGAAGCCCGCGGCACCAACGAAGGACGAAGGGGCGCCGGACTTTATCTATCAAGTACAACACCAAGGGGTAACGAATTAA
- a CDS encoding TetR/AcrR family transcriptional regulator, protein MTATRQTKTKARLYQAFIALLEERGFNQITVKELCDRAQINRGTFYNNYTDIYDLETWLEGQLFGQIRQILRADPAHHALSPDSIRAVIDYVKQNQQLVMAMVHGGLANRIETVLKRELVSIMEDFLQADFERATLLPAKYGRAVFASEVSAVIMLWINDGMVESSADLVGMLTVLRDHPLKDIVGCVYD, encoded by the coding sequence ATGACCGCCACCCGACAAACCAAAACTAAGGCCCGCCTCTACCAAGCCTTCATCGCCCTGCTAGAGGAGCGCGGCTTCAACCAGATCACGGTTAAGGAACTGTGTGACCGTGCCCAGATTAACCGGGGCACCTTTTATAACAATTATACTGACATTTACGACCTGGAAACATGGCTGGAGGGCCAATTGTTTGGCCAAATTCGCCAAATCCTGCGGGCCGATCCCGCCCACCACGCTCTGTCGCCGGACAGCATCCGTGCGGTGATCGATTACGTTAAGCAAAACCAGCAACTGGTGATGGCGATGGTGCACGGCGGCCTGGCAAACCGGATCGAAACGGTTCTCAAGCGGGAGTTAGTCTCGATCATGGAGGACTTTTTGCAAGCCGATTTTGAACGGGCCACCTTACTGCCGGCCAAGTACGGGCGGGCCGTGTTTGCCAGCGAGGTAAGCGCCGTGATCATGCTGTGGATCAACGACGGGATGGTGGAGTCGAGCGCCGACTTGGTGGGGATGCTGACGGTCCTGCGCGACCACCCGCTCAAAGATATCGTGGGGTGCGTGTATGACTAA
- a CDS encoding FMN-binding protein — protein sequence MFKKFLITIVSISSSVAVLIDGYLMFFKHDQSQETAQSQATAASDTESESSTTTSSSSTSSSNSTMKDGTYTGKSTSTEWGDVQVKITVASGKITQITVLKHPTGGKSDETNSRSLPTYKQEALAAQSANINQVSGATETYKGFTGSLQSTWPRS from the coding sequence ATGTTTAAGAAATTTCTGATTACAATCGTTTCAATTTCATCGTCAGTAGCGGTTCTAATCGACGGTTACTTAATGTTCTTCAAACATGACCAAAGCCAGGAAACGGCTCAAAGTCAAGCCACCGCAGCGAGTGATACCGAATCGGAGAGCTCCACCACTACTTCATCATCATCAACTAGCAGTTCCAACTCGACCATGAAAGACGGGACCTACACCGGGAAGTCGACCAGCACCGAATGGGGCGACGTCCAGGTCAAAATCACCGTGGCCAGCGGCAAGATCACCCAGATCACGGTCTTAAAGCACCCGACTGGCGGGAAGTCTGACGAAACCAACTCCCGCTCCTTACCGACCTACAAGCAAGAAGCCCTGGCCGCCCAAAGCGCCAACATCAACCAAGTTTCCGGGGCGACCGAAACTTACAAGGGCTTCACTGGTTCCCTGCAAAGCACCTGGCCCCGCTCCTAG
- a CDS encoding ABC transporter ATP-binding protein/permease, which translates to MAYLELKDIRKSYFLGKEEFPVLKGINLQFELGEFVSILGESGGGKSTLMNIIGGLDRKFDGEVIINGNKLDHSQEQRMDRYRRDEIGYIYQSYNLINHLTVTENVRLSLDMTTLSAKEATDRTMDLLKRVGLSEHAKKYPSQLSGGQKQRVAIARALASDPKIIIADEPTGALDAENTEDVLKILDEIAAEGRLVIAVTHSQHVADSGTRIVHLAEGQIDGDERLRPAYPVDKNKGRLTSKPLSFETSLSTAYKHFKFHFARNLLIVAGTAIGLFAVILFSGLGNGVQGYVNKQVNDMVNPRSVIVTQYVKGSDASGGSDSGASQQSMMAELSKGAATFKQSDVQKIKDLSDVTAVQKIYTAANVTIAAGKKSTVAQTLTNWNNSSTNSSIKYGHKPGAGEVVLDQNTVAKKLQKGSGKSLIGKTVTLSYTAQNSQGQPVTVKFTAKVAGISSSSVGATYVNTKTLTKAMKDQSVKPNASSLAVTANTMENSKSVAKQINKIKTNHKRVFTANAVSSMISRIETYISLITNILSGVAGISLLVSALMIIVTMYMSVADRTKEIGILRALGESKKDIRRMFIAESLIIGIFSAIVATVIAFVAQAGFNAALSKIATYAFIQITFGNVVTVFVIALIISLLAAWLPARHAAALNPIDALAVD; encoded by the coding sequence ATGGCCTACTTAGAATTAAAAGACATTCGTAAGTCTTACTTCCTCGGCAAGGAAGAGTTCCCGGTCCTAAAGGGGATTAACCTGCAGTTTGAGTTAGGGGAATTCGTCTCGATCCTCGGGGAATCCGGGGGTGGGAAGTCGACCTTGATGAACATCATCGGGGGGCTGGACCGCAAGTTTGACGGTGAAGTGATCATCAATGGTAACAAGCTTGATCACAGCCAAGAACAACGCATGGATCGTTACCGGCGCGACGAGATTGGTTACATTTACCAGTCTTACAACTTGATCAACCACTTAACGGTGACCGAAAACGTCCGCTTGTCCTTAGACATGACCACCCTGAGCGCCAAGGAAGCCACCGACCGGACGATGGACCTCTTGAAGCGGGTTGGCTTAAGTGAACACGCTAAGAAGTACCCGAGCCAATTGTCCGGGGGGCAAAAGCAGCGGGTGGCCATCGCCCGGGCCTTGGCCAGTGACCCGAAGATCATCATCGCCGACGAACCGACCGGGGCCCTGGACGCCGAAAACACCGAAGACGTCTTGAAGATCTTAGATGAGATCGCCGCCGAAGGACGCCTGGTGATCGCCGTTACCCACTCCCAGCACGTGGCCGATTCCGGGACCAGGATCGTCCACCTGGCCGAGGGGCAAATCGACGGTGACGAGCGCCTGCGCCCGGCCTACCCGGTCGACAAAAACAAGGGGCGCCTGACCTCAAAGCCCCTGTCCTTTGAGACCTCGCTTTCGACGGCCTACAAGCACTTCAAGTTCCACTTCGCCCGTAACCTCTTGATCGTGGCCGGCACGGCAATCGGCCTCTTTGCCGTGATCCTCTTCTCCGGGTTAGGTAACGGGGTCCAGGGCTACGTTAACAAGCAGGTTAACGACATGGTTAACCCCCGTTCGGTAATCGTCACCCAGTACGTGAAGGGAAGCGATGCATCCGGGGGTAGCGATTCTGGCGCCAGCCAGCAGTCGATGATGGCCGAACTCAGTAAGGGCGCTGCCACCTTTAAACAGTCCGACGTCCAAAAGATCAAGGACTTAAGTGACGTGACCGCCGTTCAAAAGATCTACACGGCCGCCAACGTCACGATCGCCGCGGGCAAGAAGAGCACCGTCGCCCAAACTTTAACTAACTGGAACAACTCCAGCACCAATTCTTCCATTAAGTACGGCCACAAGCCGGGCGCCGGCGAAGTGGTTCTGGACCAAAACACGGTCGCCAAAAAGCTGCAAAAGGGCAGTGGCAAGAGCCTGATCGGCAAGACGGTCACCCTTTCTTACACCGCCCAAAACAGCCAGGGGCAACCGGTAACCGTTAAGTTTACCGCCAAGGTCGCCGGAATCTCCAGCAGCTCGGTGGGGGCAACTTACGTCAACACCAAGACCCTGACTAAGGCGATGAAGGACCAAAGCGTTAAGCCAAACGCTAGCTCCTTGGCCGTGACGGCGAACACGATGGAAAACTCCAAGTCAGTTGCCAAGCAGATCAATAAGATCAAGACCAACCACAAGCGCGTCTTCACCGCTAACGCCGTTTCCTCAATGATCTCGCGGATTGAAACCTACATCAGCTTGATCACCAACATCTTGTCCGGGGTAGCCGGGATCTCACTGTTGGTTTCCGCTTTGATGATCATCGTAACTATGTACATGTCAGTGGCCGACCGGACCAAGGAAATTGGGATCCTGCGGGCGCTGGGGGAAAGCAAGAAGGACATTCGCCGGATGTTTATCGCCGAATCCTTGATCATCGGGATCTTCTCGGCGATCGTCGCCACCGTGATTGCCTTCGTGGCCCAAGCCGGGTTCAACGCCGCCCTGTCTAAGATCGCCACCTACGCCTTTATCCAAATCACCTTTGGCAACGTGGTTACGGTCTTCGTAATCGCCCTGATCATCTCCTTGTTAGCGGCTTGGCTGCCGGCCCGGCACGCCGCCGCCCTCAACCCAATTGACGCTCTGGCGGTCGATTAA